A stretch of Arachis hypogaea cultivar Tifrunner chromosome 15, arahy.Tifrunner.gnm2.J5K5, whole genome shotgun sequence DNA encodes these proteins:
- the LOC112749187 gene encoding protein FAR1-RELATED SEQUENCE 5-like: protein MIHDFAVRLDEVRRDSDGSVIMRQIGCNRVGSRKEEVEKDERIRDHRPLTRSCCQARIRAILDTKIQKWKVVSFYEEHSHELVAPLDVSMMPEYRTFSVSDKAQAKNLHDIGIRTCHILGYLAAQKGGYANLSFNQKDMYNLITQHRKEKVKGGDANAAISYLRGKAGYDSYFFGKYTLSNENRLENLLWADGTSRIDYKCFGDVLTFDSTYNRNVYNKPLVIFSGSNHHGQTVVFGCGLLVNEDIGSYKWLLETFLEAMGSKHPTAVVTDGDLSMRKAIKQVFPYATHRLCAWHLHRNACEKVKNSGFLNDFKKLIYANVSVEEFQVMWEDMVARYNLSSNSWVIQTYELRNLRALAYLRDQFFGRIRITSQCEGINSLIKAYVRKKDILLEFINNMETVVSHYRNNERVAEFNSKYTDPVLVTSLPTLEDFAAKNFTRNMFREVRKEIEGACAMNIELVIQDGGKLYFKCNSFGLPDIDHVVEFDRVGGMLRCECLWFENSGIPCMHIFACLKHQHVEVIPERLVCKRWTKNAKSDFMKSNVDDPSDSDKVLKCRLGVLGAECSRLMDVACKNSSDFVEAINVVVNTITKLQKRGENPRNGNLDDDYVVDLLVVKSKEAPKKNSKFKQQRRCSNCGVTGHYNKSCPNLPGRIPKETVDDDTEKNISSHLDILTKRKRHDSVKNQQKMEKDRNIGGGTTPTSAAKSDYTDQVKTSSPSPDIPVCASTSNEESGLSSKIISC, encoded by the exons ATGATACACGATTTCGCTGTGAGGTTGGATGAAGTCAGACGCGATAGCGATGGTTCCGTAATTATGCGCCAAATTGGTTGCAATCGGGTGGGCTCAAGAAAGGAAGAGGTTGAAAAGGACGAAAGAATCAGGGACCACCGACCCCTAACTCGAAGTTGTTGCCAGGCAAGAATTCGTGCAATATTAGATACAAAAATTCAGAAATGGAAGGTTGTTTCGTTCTACGAAGAGCACTCTCATGAATTAGTTGCTCCACTCGACGTTAGCATGATGCCTGAGTATCGCACATTCAGTGTCTCGGATAAAGCTCAGGCAAAGAATTTGCACGACATAGGCATCAGGACCTGTCACATCTTGGGATACTTGGCTGCTCAAAAAGGTGGATATGCGAACTTGTCATTCAACCAAAAAGATATGTACAACCTCATTACTCAACATAGGAAGGAAAAGGTGAAGGGTGGTGATGCAAATGCTGCAATAAGCTACCTGAGAGGTAAAGCTGGGTATGATTCTTATTTCTTTGGCAAGTACACATTAAGTAATGAGAATCGATTAGAAAATTTGTTATGGGCTGATGGGACTAGCCGTATTGATTATAAGTGCTTTGGGGATGTCTTGACATTTGATTCGACTTACAATAGAAATGTCTACAATAAACCACTTGTGATATTTTCTGGTAGCAATCATCATGGGCAGACCGTCGTATTTGGTTGTGGTCTTCTTGTTAATGAGGATATTGGTTCATACAAGTGGCTCTTGGAAACTTTTTTGGAAGCAATGGGGAGTAAACACCCTACGGCAGTTGTCACCGACGGAGATCTTTCAATGAGAAAAGCAATTAAACAGGTCTTTCCTTATGCAACACATCGACTATGTGCATGGCACTTACATAGGAATGCATGCGAGAAGGTTAAGAACAGTGGATTTCTAAATGACTTCAAGAAATTGATTTATGCCAATGTGAGTGTTGAAGAGTTTCAGGTCATGTGGGAAGACATGGTGGCCAGGTATAACTTATCAAGCAACTCTTGGGTCATCCAAACCTATGAGTTGAGGAATCTACGGGCTCTTGCATATTTGAGGGACCAATTTTTTGGGCGAATCAGGATAACATCCCAGTGTGAAGGGATTAACTCTCTAATAAAAGCATATGTGAGAAAGAAAGATATCCTTCTTGAATTTATCAATAACATGGAGACCGTGGTTAGCCATTACAGGAACAATGAAAGAGTCGCAGAGTTCAATAGTAAATATACCGATCCAGTACTTGTGACTTCTTTGCCGACACTTGAAGATTTTGCTGCAAAGAATTTCACTCGTAACATGTTCCGGGAGGTCAGGAAGGAAATTGAGGGTGCTTGTGCAATGAATATAGAGTTGGTAATTCAGGATGGTGGAAAACTATACTTCAAGTGTAACAGTTTTGGATTGCCAGATATTGATCATGTCGTTGAGTTTGACAGAGTTGGGGGGATGCTTCGTTGCGAGTGTCTGTGGTTCGAAAATAGCGGAATTCCCTGCATGCACATATTCGCCTGCCTAAAGCACCAACATGTTGAAGTTATTCCAGAACGCTTAGTGTGCAAGCGTTGGACGAAGAATGCCAAGAGTGACTTCATGAAGTCAAACGTCGATGATCCAAGTGATTCTGATAAGGTACTAAAGTGTCGTTTGGGTGTGTTGGGTGCTGAGTGTTCTAGGTTGATGGATGTTGCATGTAAGAACTCAAGTGATTTTGTCGAAGCAATAAATGTTGTTGTCAACACAATTACAAAACTCCAAAAGCGAGGTGAAAATCCACGCAATGGTAACTTAGACGATGACTACGTTGTTGACCTATTGGTAGTGAAGAGTAAGGAAGCCCCcaagaaaaactcaaaatttAAGCAACAGAGAAGGTGCTCAAACTGCGGTGTGACAGGACACTACAACAAAAGTTGTCCTAATCTTCCTGGTAGAATCCCAAAGGAGACGGTAGATGATGATACAGAAAAGAATATCAGCAGCCATCTTGACATCCTTACTAAG CGCAAAAGACATGATAGTGTGAAAAATCAACAGAAGATGGAAAAAGATAGGAACATTGGTGGTGGAACAACACCAACCTCAGCAGCTAAATCGGATTATACTGATCAAGTGAAAACATCAAGTCCTAGTCCCGATATCCCAGTTTGTGCATCTACAAGTAACGAAGAGTCCGGGTTGAGTTCCAAAATAATTTCATGTTGA
- the LOC140179391 gene encoding uncharacterized protein: protein MDSESDESEVHEGFVDDIHGLLNETFRHVLEGDKDGDGPSEDAKKFYNLLEEGKQELYPDCKKFSTLSFVIRLYLLKTLNGWSNASFTALLELLKEAIPHLNIPDSFNKIKAMVKDLGLGYNKIHACPNDCVLFRDTYEDDEFCPICGASRYIENIEVDIEVDKLKKKSVPAKVLRHFPLIPRLKKLFLCSKTAELLRWHNEHRLKDGKLRHPADGQSWKDFDRLHPDFAKESRNIRLGLASDGFNPFRTMSISHSTCLVVLVAYNLPPWCCMKPEYVMMSLLIPRPCSPEKIIDVYLQPLIEELKVLWEVGVETYDASKNKTFQLHAALLWTISDFPAYAMLSGWSTKGKLACPCCNYDTSSCYLKHSRKMCYMDHRKFLAMDHPYRMDKRSFNGDVELRSSPALLDGEQIFEDLKDFDNVFGKKQKNKIDGPWKKRSIFFELPYWKQNTLRHCLDVMHIEKNVCDNIIGTLLDIPGKSKDHANARYDLKDMGIRKKLQPKEIDGGKKAKITKACFNLTNQEKTIFCDILKSVKLSSGSASNISRCVHIAEKKISGYKSHDAHFMLHYLLQVAIKCTMQNQVAGPLIYLGSFFRSLCQKVVENDTIDHLEVDIREILCQLERIFSPSFFDIMVHLPIHLVNELRLGGPVQFRWMYSIERYLCRLKSYVRNKSRPEGSIAEGYLVEECLTFCSRYLSPDVDTRLSRRTQNYDNCSEAEPIGGKRKGQPFSLDTSEEISYKSIRGMLEDREEISLDIEGEAIGPTDEAAKFIIPTEGKRMVLARINDNWRRYKTTIKQTHFLPYKCVNKMLKNRLKSISESHFYKLIAY, encoded by the exons ATGGATAGTGAATCCGATGAGAGTGAAGTCCATGAAGGATTTGTCGACGACATTCATGGGCTGCTAAACGAGACGTTTCGGCATGTGCTTGAAGGAGATAAAGATGGTGATGGGCCAAGCGAAGATGCAAAAAAGTTTTATAACTTGCTTGAAGAAGGAAAACAAGAGTTATATCCTGACTGTAAAAAATTTTCGACATTATCATTCGTTATCCGATTGTATTTGTTGAAGACTCTTAATGGTTGGAGCAACGCATCCTTTACTGCTCTACTTGAATTACTGAAAGAAGCGATTCCTCATTTGAATATTCCTGATTCTTTCAATAAAATCAAGGCCATGGTAAAAGATTTAGGACTTGGTTATAATAAAATTCATGCTTGTCCCAACGATTGTGTTCTGTTCCGGGATACATATGAAGACGATGAATTTTGTCCAATTTGTGGAGCTTCCAGGTACATAGAAAATATTGAGGTAGATATAGAAGTTGATAAGTTGAAGAAAAAATCTGTGCCTGCGAAGGTTTTGAGGCATTTTCCCTTGATTCCAAGGCTTAAGAAGCTGTTCCTGTGTTCAAAAACAGCTGAATTATTAAGGTGGCACAATGAACATCGtttaaaggatggaaagttaAGACACCCAGCTGATGGCCAATCATGGAAAGACTTTGACAGGCTACATCCCGATTTTGCTAAAGAATCTCGTAACATAAGATTAGGGCTAGCTAGCGATGGATTTAATCCATTTAGAACCATGAGCATCTCCCATAGTACATGCCTGGTAGTTTTGGTCGCATACAATCTTCCTCCATGGTGTTGCATGAAACCAGAGTATGTCATGATGTCCTTGCTCATCCCTAGACCATGTTCGCCTGAAAAAATCATTGATGTGTATCTTCAGCCATTAATTGAAGAGTTGAAGGTTTTATGGGAAGTTGGAGTGGAAACATATGATGCTTCAAAGAATAAAACTTTTCAACTACATGCAGCACTTTTATGGACCATAAGTGACTTTCCAGCTTATGCTATGTTATCTGGTTGGAGCACAAAGGGAAAGTTAGCATGTCCTTGTTGTAATTATGATACCTCCTCTTGTTATTTAAAACATAGCCGGAAGATGTGCTACATGGATCACCGTAAATTTTTGGCTATGGATCATCCATATAGGATGGACAAAAGATCTTTCAATGGCGATGTTGAATTGAGGTCTTCACCAGCTTTATTAGATGGGGAAcaaatttttgaagatttgaaagatTTTGATAATGTATTTGGaaagaagcaaaaaaataaaattgatggtCCATGGAAGAAAAGGTCCATTTTCTTTGAATTGCCATATTGGAAGCAAAATACATTGCGCCATTGTCTTGATGTTATGCACATCGAGAAAAACGTATGTGATAACATAATTGGAACTTTATTAGACATTCCAGGAAAGTCCAAAGATCATGCAAATGCTCGTTACGATCTCAAAGATATGGGCATAAGAAAAAAACTTCAACCAAAGGAGATAGATGGTGGCAAGAAAGCAAAAATTACTAAGGCTTGTTTTAACCTTACTAATCAAGAAAAAACCATTTTTTGTGATATTTTGAAGTCAGTAAAATTGTCATCTGGTAGTGCCTCAAATATTTCTCGGTGTGTTCATATTGCTGAGAAAAAAATATCAGGCTACAAAAGTCATGATGCTCATTTTATGTTGCATTATTTGTTGCAAGTAGCTATAAAATGCACAATGCAGAATCAAGTAGCTGGCCCTTTAATTTATCTAGGTTCATTCTTTCGTTCCTTGTGCCAAAAAGTTGTTGAAAATGATACAATAGATCATTTGGAAGTAGATATTAGAGAAATTTTGTGCCAATTAGAAAGAATATTTTCTCCTAGTTTCTTTGATATAATGGTACATTTGCCAATTCATCTGGTAAACGAGTTGAGGTTGGGTGGCCCAGTTCAATTTAGGTGGATGTACTCCATCGAGAGATATCTGTGTAGGTTAAAGTCCTACGTTCGCAATAAGAGCCGCCCCGAAGGTTCAATTGCTGAAGGATATTTAGTCGAGGAATGCTTGACATTTTGCTCAAGGTATTTAAGTCCTGATGTGGATACAAGGCTGAGTAGGAGGACACAAAATTATGATAATTGCAGTGAAGCTGAACCAATTGGTGGAAAGAGGAAAGGGCAACCTTTTTCTCTAGATACCAGTGAAGAAATATCTTATAAATCAATAAGAGGGATG TTGGAAGATAGAGAAGAAATTTCTCTAGATATTGAAGGAGAGGCAATTGGTCCTACTGATGAAGCT GCTAAATTCATTATTCCAACTGAAGGAAAGAGGATGGTCCTTGCTCGTATCAATGACAACTGGAGAAGGTATAAGACCACAATAAAGCAAACTCATTTTTTGCCATACAAATGTGTTAATAAGATGCTGAAAAATCGTCTTAAGAGCATATCTGAGAGTCATTTTTACAAGTTAATTGCTTATTGA